One segment of Belonocnema kinseyi isolate 2016_QV_RU_SX_M_011 chromosome 7, B_treatae_v1, whole genome shotgun sequence DNA contains the following:
- the LOC117176100 gene encoding zinc finger protein 69 homolog isoform X2, whose product MSKFVKRSLDLLTKQVTLKQNRQDRSFVSKDIVDEMRSPKVEPKLEVEEEESPPIDMIDDVPFEVQNIWLDLAQEIARQKAEAMDCNNTLFQGSQSEDYFYCPVSDYMTAEEVVIPMDIEDEIHTPNLDAAEVEIPHDIDEHTNLILDTAYEDIPEDIHEQKPLILDNSYAEVPQDLSESEELTFEEETEDTHLMSDGEIEIPDIKPILKLEHPTVTEERKKSVRIRSKRKDDIKTEDLNFINIKQEYSTDIVENKRSVKARGRRRGIKFAEKPVSHQISFEEKENPPTTEKKTKTVKPRNKRKGIKLSEKIGNRQIAFEGNVTYTCEKCKTKFESKSLLTHHIKTTHSRNNKFSCKFCAMQTTTGYNYRRHLIRFHSREEDPEVQDLIKSFFSSKRNKVFPTARTYAGFPCDKCTKQFSSENTRKLHMERLHSEERRNVNADSVRRKSKKIRSRS is encoded by the exons atgtCAAAATTTGTGAAACGAAGTTTAGATTTATTGACAAAACAAGTCACGTTGAAACAAAACCGGCAAGATCGCTCATTTGTGTCAAAA GATATTGTCGATGAAATGCGATCGCCAAAAGTCGAGCCAAAACTCGAAGTAGAAGAGGAAGAAAGTCCTCCTATAGACATGATAGACGACGTGCCCTTTGAAGTGCAAAACATTTGGTTAGATTTGGCGCAAGAGATAGCTCGACAAAAAGCAGAAGCAATGGACTGTAATAATACGTTGTTCCAAGGGAGTCAATCCGAGGATTATTTCTATTGTCCTGTCAGTGATTATATGACAGCTGAGGAAGTAGTCATTCCAATG GATATCGAAGATGAAATACATACTCCGAATCTAGATGCCGCAGAGGTAGAAATTCCTCATGACATAGATGAACACACAAATTTAATCCTAGATACTGCATATGAAGATATACCTGAAGACATACATGAACAAAAACCTCTAATTCTAGATAATTCATATGCAGAAGTGCCTCAAGACCTAAGTGAATCAGAAGAATTAACATTCGAAGAAGAAACCGAGGATACACACCTAATGTCAGATG GTGAAATAGAAATTCCAGACATTAAACCTATATTAAAGCTAGAACACCCTACAGTCACAGAAGAGAGGAAAAAGTCTGTTAGAATCAGAAGCAAACGAAAAG ATGATATAAAAACGGAAGAtctgaattttataaacataaaGCAAGAATATTCTACAGACATAGTAGAAAATAAAAGGTCTGTTAAAGCTAGAGGTAGACGGAGAGGGATAAAATTCGCAGAAAAACCAGTCAGCCACCAGATATCATTTGAAG AGAAAGAAAATCCTCCCACCACAGAAAAAAAGACAAAGACTGTCAAGCCCAGAAATAAAAGAAAAGGTATAAAACTATCAGAAAAAATAGGAAACCGCCAGATAGCATTCGAgg GTAATGTTACGTACACTTGTGAAAAATGTAAGACAAAGTTTGAATCGAAAAGTTTGCTAACCCATCATATTAAGACAACGCATTCCAGGAATAACAAATTTAGCTGCAAATTCTGTGCTATGCAGACAACAACTGGCTACAATTATCGAAGGCACTTAATTCGATTTCACTCACGAGA AGAGGATCCAGAAGTTCAggatttaataaaatcatttttttcatctaaaagaaATAAAGTATTCCCCACAGCCAGGA CTTATGCTGGATTTCCCTGCGATAAATGTACGAAACAATTTTCGAGCGAAAACACTAGAAAATTACACATGGAGAGACTTCATTCTGAGGAGAGAAGAAATGTAAATGCAGATTCTGTTCGaaggaaatcgaaaaaaattaggtCGCGTTCGTAA
- the LOC117177053 gene encoding uncharacterized protein LOC117177053 isoform X1, which translates to MNYVEENFTLKLDADDENNNKIDTDRRKTTITRQRKLAPESSEEGLSQIIQQDDLIFKLKNGNKNLRQTFQDYKETMDACLHGKNELLSKYVRYVEEILEKLTIVNTRLAENKARNKSLNAKYLNEIGTLKLKNIILKGELAKEKAENMGIYPPYQGRYQSSDNGIAQQFISSTASEENCLNSDTTTTSDLESAKLFESDSESRKKINRQRLRKKGTTKRISTEIYSSYKCGICKKRINSRAILYSHMIQVHRKNNYRYNYCFNMFKALYQHCMHLYHTHNKSNVRRIDGLVKKCIPRSRM; encoded by the exons ATGAACTATGTAGAAGAAAACTTTACACTAAAATTAGATGCCGATGATGAGaacaacaataaaatt GATACAGATCGTCGAAAAACAACCATAACCCGACAAAGAAAATTAGCACCGGAATCCAGTGAAGAAGGGCTGTCTCAAATAATACAACaag AtgacttaatttttaagttgaagaatGGAAACAAAAATCTGCGACAGACTTTCCAAGATTATAAAGAAACGATGGATGCCTGTCTTCAtggaaaaaacgaacttttatcAAAGTACGTCCGGTATGTAGAGGAAATCCTGGAAAAACTAACGATTGTTAACACTCGATTGGCTGAGAATAAGGCGAGGAATAAGAgtttaaatgcaaaatatttgaatgaaattgggacacttaaactgaaaaatataattctaaaggGAGAGTTAGCTAAAGAAAAAGCAGAAAATATGGGAATTTATCCACCATATCAAGGAAGGTATCAATCATCAGACAATGGTATAGCTCAACAATTTATATCG TCTACCGCAAGTGAAGAAAATTGTCTAAACTCAGACACAACCACCACTTCAGATTTAGAATCCGCAAAACTATTCGAATCTGACTCGGAgtctcgtaaaaaaattaatagacagcGTTTAAGGAAGAAAGGGACAACAAAACGAATATCAACCGAGA TTTATTCTTCATATAAATGTGGTATATGTAAAAAGAGGATAAATTCCAGAGCTATATTATACAGTCACATGATTCAAGTACACAGAAAGAACAATTACAGGTACAATTATTGTTTCAACATGTTTAAGGCCCTTTACCAGCATTGCATGCATTTGTATCATACTCA
- the LOC117176500 gene encoding zinc finger protein 319-like — protein MDASLQGKNELLSKYAQYVEDILEKLTIVNIRLAENKGELAKEKAKNMGIYPPYRTRYQSSDNGIAQQFLSSTAIDANCLNSETTDKNPLKPQEEASQTTSDLESAKVTESHSESHKKIKAQRLKKKIYSRLNCDICRKSFKSKRLINKHAKEEHQEVHSSFNCDICHKSFKSKNSIYQHLRGVHQEVNSPVDCDVCHKSFKSRNSIYHHVKGAHQEGVHSSLYIRCDICKIKVKGKQGLKVHTREVHSEVRFRCRACLKSLKSARCFRAHFQKIHKGGKHLEMMGFAEEYIPKSTDKMPTLERQI, from the exons ATGGATGCATCTCTTCAGGGAAAAAACGAGCTTTTATCAAAGTACGCCCAGTATGTAGAGGACATCCTGGAAAAACTAACGATAGTTAACATTCGATTGGCTGAGAATAAG gGAGAGTTAGctaaagagaaagcaaaaaaTATGGGAATATATCCGCCATATCGAACAAGGTATCAATCGTCAGACAACGGTATTGCTCAGCAATTTCTATCG TCTACCGCCATTGACGCAAATTGTCTGAACTCAGAAACAACagataaaaatcctttaaaacctcagGAAGAAGCCAGCCAAACCACTTCAGATTTAGAATCCGCGAAAGTAACTGAATCTCACTCGGAgtctcataaaaaaataaaggcaCAGCGCCTTAAGAAGAAaa tttattCACGGCTTAACTGTGACATCTGCCGTAAAAGTTTCAAATCCAAACGGTTGATCAACAAACATGCAAAAGAAGAACATCAAGAAG TTCATTCGTCATTTAACTGTGACATCTGCCATAAAAGTTTCAAATCTAAAAATTCGATATACCAACATTTAAGAGGAGTACACCAAGAAg ttaattCGCCCGTGGATTGTGACGTCTGCCATAAAAGTTTCAAATCTAGAAATTCGATATACCATCATGTAAAAGGAGCACATCAAGAAG GAGTACACAGTAGCCTCTACATCAGATGTGATATctgtaaaataaaagttaaaggGAAACAAGGCCTCAAAGTTCACACAAGAGAAGTGCATTCTGAAGTACGATTTAGATGCAGAGcttgtttaaaaagtttgaaatctgCTCGCTGTTTCCGTGCACACTTCCAGAAAATACATAAAGGAGG GAAACATCTAGAAATGATGGGTTTTGCAGAAGAGTATATCCCAAAATCAACTGATAAAATGCCAAC ATTGGAGCGGCAGATCTAA
- the LOC117177053 gene encoding uncharacterized protein LOC117177053 isoform X2: MNYVEENFTLKLDADDENNNKIDTDRRKTTITRQRKLAPESSEEGLSQIIQQDDLIFKLKNGNKNLRQTFQDYKETMDACLHGKNELLSKYVRYVEEILEKLTIVNTRLAENKARNKSLNAKYLNEIGTLKLKNIILKGELAKEKAENMGIYPPYQGRYQSSDNGIAQQFISSTASEENCLNSDTTTTSDLESAKLFESDSESRKKINRQRLRKKGTTKRISTEIYSSYKCGICKKRINSRAILYSHMIQVHRKNNYSNVRRIDGLVKKCIPRSRM; the protein is encoded by the exons ATGAACTATGTAGAAGAAAACTTTACACTAAAATTAGATGCCGATGATGAGaacaacaataaaatt GATACAGATCGTCGAAAAACAACCATAACCCGACAAAGAAAATTAGCACCGGAATCCAGTGAAGAAGGGCTGTCTCAAATAATACAACaag AtgacttaatttttaagttgaagaatGGAAACAAAAATCTGCGACAGACTTTCCAAGATTATAAAGAAACGATGGATGCCTGTCTTCAtggaaaaaacgaacttttatcAAAGTACGTCCGGTATGTAGAGGAAATCCTGGAAAAACTAACGATTGTTAACACTCGATTGGCTGAGAATAAGGCGAGGAATAAGAgtttaaatgcaaaatatttgaatgaaattgggacacttaaactgaaaaatataattctaaaggGAGAGTTAGCTAAAGAAAAAGCAGAAAATATGGGAATTTATCCACCATATCAAGGAAGGTATCAATCATCAGACAATGGTATAGCTCAACAATTTATATCG TCTACCGCAAGTGAAGAAAATTGTCTAAACTCAGACACAACCACCACTTCAGATTTAGAATCCGCAAAACTATTCGAATCTGACTCGGAgtctcgtaaaaaaattaatagacagcGTTTAAGGAAGAAAGGGACAACAAAACGAATATCAACCGAGA TTTATTCTTCATATAAATGTGGTATATGTAAAAAGAGGATAAATTCCAGAGCTATATTATACAGTCACATGATTCAAGTACACAGAAAGAACAATTACAG
- the LOC117176100 gene encoding zinc finger protein 69 homolog isoform X1: MSKFVKRSLDLLTKQVTLKQNRQDRSFVSKDIVDEMRSPKVEPKLEVEEEESPPIDMIDDVPFEVQNIWLDLAQEIARQKAEAMDCNNTLFQGSQSEDYFYCPVSDYMTAEEVVIPMDIEDEIHTPNLDAAEVEIPHDIDEHTNLILDTAYEDIPEDIHEQKPLILDNSYAEVPQDLSESEELTFEEETEDTHLMSDGEIEIPDIKPILKLEHPTVTEERKKSVRIRSKRKVDDIKTEDLNFINIKQEYSTDIVENKRSVKARGRRRGIKFAEKPVSHQISFEEKENPPTTEKKTKTVKPRNKRKGIKLSEKIGNRQIAFEGNVTYTCEKCKTKFESKSLLTHHIKTTHSRNNKFSCKFCAMQTTTGYNYRRHLIRFHSREEDPEVQDLIKSFFSSKRNKVFPTARTYAGFPCDKCTKQFSSENTRKLHMERLHSEERRNVNADSVRRKSKKIRSRS; the protein is encoded by the exons atgtCAAAATTTGTGAAACGAAGTTTAGATTTATTGACAAAACAAGTCACGTTGAAACAAAACCGGCAAGATCGCTCATTTGTGTCAAAA GATATTGTCGATGAAATGCGATCGCCAAAAGTCGAGCCAAAACTCGAAGTAGAAGAGGAAGAAAGTCCTCCTATAGACATGATAGACGACGTGCCCTTTGAAGTGCAAAACATTTGGTTAGATTTGGCGCAAGAGATAGCTCGACAAAAAGCAGAAGCAATGGACTGTAATAATACGTTGTTCCAAGGGAGTCAATCCGAGGATTATTTCTATTGTCCTGTCAGTGATTATATGACAGCTGAGGAAGTAGTCATTCCAATG GATATCGAAGATGAAATACATACTCCGAATCTAGATGCCGCAGAGGTAGAAATTCCTCATGACATAGATGAACACACAAATTTAATCCTAGATACTGCATATGAAGATATACCTGAAGACATACATGAACAAAAACCTCTAATTCTAGATAATTCATATGCAGAAGTGCCTCAAGACCTAAGTGAATCAGAAGAATTAACATTCGAAGAAGAAACCGAGGATACACACCTAATGTCAGATG GTGAAATAGAAATTCCAGACATTAAACCTATATTAAAGCTAGAACACCCTACAGTCACAGAAGAGAGGAAAAAGTCTGTTAGAATCAGAAGCAAACGAAAAG tagATGATATAAAAACGGAAGAtctgaattttataaacataaaGCAAGAATATTCTACAGACATAGTAGAAAATAAAAGGTCTGTTAAAGCTAGAGGTAGACGGAGAGGGATAAAATTCGCAGAAAAACCAGTCAGCCACCAGATATCATTTGAAG AGAAAGAAAATCCTCCCACCACAGAAAAAAAGACAAAGACTGTCAAGCCCAGAAATAAAAGAAAAGGTATAAAACTATCAGAAAAAATAGGAAACCGCCAGATAGCATTCGAgg GTAATGTTACGTACACTTGTGAAAAATGTAAGACAAAGTTTGAATCGAAAAGTTTGCTAACCCATCATATTAAGACAACGCATTCCAGGAATAACAAATTTAGCTGCAAATTCTGTGCTATGCAGACAACAACTGGCTACAATTATCGAAGGCACTTAATTCGATTTCACTCACGAGA AGAGGATCCAGAAGTTCAggatttaataaaatcatttttttcatctaaaagaaATAAAGTATTCCCCACAGCCAGGA CTTATGCTGGATTTCCCTGCGATAAATGTACGAAACAATTTTCGAGCGAAAACACTAGAAAATTACACATGGAGAGACTTCATTCTGAGGAGAGAAGAAATGTAAATGCAGATTCTGTTCGaaggaaatcgaaaaaaattaggtCGCGTTCGTAA
- the LOC117176100 gene encoding zinc finger Y-chromosomal protein 1-like isoform X3 translates to MSKFVKRSLDLLTKQVTLKQNRQDRSFVSKDIVDEMRSPKVEPKLEVEEEESPPIDMIDDVPFEVQNIWLDLAQEIARQKAEAMDCNNTLFQGSQSEDYFYCPVSDYMTAEEVVIPMDIEDEIHTPNLDAAEVEIPHDIDEHTNLILDTAYEDIPEDIHEQKPLILDNSYAEVPQDLSESEELTFEEETEDTHLMSDGEIEIPDIKPILKLEHPTVTEERKKSVRIRSKRKVDDIKTEDLNFINIKQEYSTDIVENKRSVKARGRRRGIKFAEKPVSHQISFEEKENPPTTEKKTKTVKPRNKRKGIKLSEKIGNRQIAFEGNVTYTCEKCKTKFESKSLLTHHIKTTHSRNNKFSCKFCAMQTTTGYNYRRHLIRFHSREEDPEVQDLIKSFFSSKRNKVFPTARKKLQLYSCSLCWISLR, encoded by the exons atgtCAAAATTTGTGAAACGAAGTTTAGATTTATTGACAAAACAAGTCACGTTGAAACAAAACCGGCAAGATCGCTCATTTGTGTCAAAA GATATTGTCGATGAAATGCGATCGCCAAAAGTCGAGCCAAAACTCGAAGTAGAAGAGGAAGAAAGTCCTCCTATAGACATGATAGACGACGTGCCCTTTGAAGTGCAAAACATTTGGTTAGATTTGGCGCAAGAGATAGCTCGACAAAAAGCAGAAGCAATGGACTGTAATAATACGTTGTTCCAAGGGAGTCAATCCGAGGATTATTTCTATTGTCCTGTCAGTGATTATATGACAGCTGAGGAAGTAGTCATTCCAATG GATATCGAAGATGAAATACATACTCCGAATCTAGATGCCGCAGAGGTAGAAATTCCTCATGACATAGATGAACACACAAATTTAATCCTAGATACTGCATATGAAGATATACCTGAAGACATACATGAACAAAAACCTCTAATTCTAGATAATTCATATGCAGAAGTGCCTCAAGACCTAAGTGAATCAGAAGAATTAACATTCGAAGAAGAAACCGAGGATACACACCTAATGTCAGATG GTGAAATAGAAATTCCAGACATTAAACCTATATTAAAGCTAGAACACCCTACAGTCACAGAAGAGAGGAAAAAGTCTGTTAGAATCAGAAGCAAACGAAAAG tagATGATATAAAAACGGAAGAtctgaattttataaacataaaGCAAGAATATTCTACAGACATAGTAGAAAATAAAAGGTCTGTTAAAGCTAGAGGTAGACGGAGAGGGATAAAATTCGCAGAAAAACCAGTCAGCCACCAGATATCATTTGAAG AGAAAGAAAATCCTCCCACCACAGAAAAAAAGACAAAGACTGTCAAGCCCAGAAATAAAAGAAAAGGTATAAAACTATCAGAAAAAATAGGAAACCGCCAGATAGCATTCGAgg GTAATGTTACGTACACTTGTGAAAAATGTAAGACAAAGTTTGAATCGAAAAGTTTGCTAACCCATCATATTAAGACAACGCATTCCAGGAATAACAAATTTAGCTGCAAATTCTGTGCTATGCAGACAACAACTGGCTACAATTATCGAAGGCACTTAATTCGATTTCACTCACGAGA AGAGGATCCAGAAGTTCAggatttaataaaatcatttttttcatctaaaagaaATAAAGTATTCCCCACAGCCAGGA aaaaattgcaacTTTATTCTTGCAGCTTATGCTGGATTTCCCTGCGATAA